A window from Desulfotignum phosphitoxidans DSM 13687 encodes these proteins:
- a CDS encoding NfeD family protein, whose amino-acid sequence MGKYVCPRFNTSRKKIDLLLSLFLATLPFFLNPASAAAADKTIHVIPVTGTVEPGMAAFIKRSVDEILSADPEALMVFKLDSFGGRVDAALEIVETLLSVPMGQSISFVEKRAISAGALIALAGNVLVMKENTLIGDCAPIIQTSEGQKEVGEKTQTVLRAQFRTLAKKNSYPEVLAESMVTKSMEVYEVTLDGKTVYMDKIRFDDLTDQEKERITKKITVVAEGELLTMDDVEARNLGFSRASVTDLDQALAHLGYENYTLAYMTESWSEGLVRLLQPLLPILMLVGIGALYTEIKAPGFGIFGVIGIVCLGLVFLNQYLVGLAHYTELLLMIIGTLLMAVEILVLPGFGVAGVAGILVLGAGLVLSFQGFVVPDPKMPWESRLLIRNLALVVGAFAGALVFSLVMLRFVLPGVSKLIKGPYLEATLGEALVGSDETGFVAVGQSGMAVTALRPSGKIRIGPRKIDAITRGEFIDPGTPVTVDALEQNHVVVKAADTNTFSSRKAES is encoded by the coding sequence ATGGGAAAATATGTGTGCCCTCGTTTTAATACCAGCCGAAAAAAGATTGATCTGCTTCTGAGCCTGTTTCTGGCAACCCTTCCTTTTTTTTTGAACCCAGCTTCGGCAGCCGCCGCTGATAAAACCATTCATGTCATTCCAGTGACCGGTACGGTGGAACCGGGGATGGCAGCGTTTATCAAAAGAAGCGTGGATGAGATTCTCTCTGCCGATCCGGAGGCCCTGATGGTGTTCAAGCTGGATTCCTTTGGGGGGCGGGTGGACGCAGCCCTGGAAATCGTGGAAACCCTTTTGTCCGTTCCCATGGGACAGTCCATCTCGTTTGTGGAAAAACGGGCCATATCTGCCGGGGCCCTCATTGCCCTGGCCGGCAATGTCCTGGTGATGAAAGAAAACACCTTGATCGGGGACTGTGCTCCCATCATCCAGACCAGTGAAGGCCAGAAAGAGGTGGGGGAAAAAACCCAGACCGTGCTCCGGGCCCAGTTCCGGACCCTGGCCAAGAAAAACAGTTATCCCGAGGTGCTGGCAGAGTCCATGGTCACCAAAAGCATGGAGGTCTATGAAGTCACCCTGGATGGCAAAACCGTGTATATGGATAAAATCAGGTTCGATGACCTGACTGACCAAGAAAAAGAGCGGATCACAAAAAAAATCACGGTGGTGGCCGAGGGAGAACTTTTGACCATGGATGATGTGGAAGCCCGGAATCTGGGATTTTCCAGGGCCAGTGTTACAGACCTGGACCAGGCCCTGGCACATCTGGGGTATGAAAATTATACGCTGGCATACATGACAGAATCCTGGTCTGAAGGTCTGGTGCGGCTTCTTCAGCCGCTGCTGCCCATCCTCATGCTGGTGGGAATCGGTGCGTTGTATACGGAGATAAAGGCCCCGGGATTCGGGATCTTCGGGGTCATCGGTATTGTTTGCTTAGGCCTGGTATTTTTGAACCAGTACCTGGTGGGGCTGGCCCATTACACAGAGCTGCTGCTGATGATTATCGGCACCCTGCTCATGGCCGTGGAAATCCTGGTGCTGCCCGGGTTCGGCGTGGCAGGTGTCGCCGGAATCCTGGTGCTGGGAGCCGGTCTGGTTCTCTCCTTTCAGGGATTTGTGGTGCCGGACCCCAAAATGCCCTGGGAAAGCCGTCTTTTGATCCGGAACCTGGCCCTGGTTGTGGGCGCTTTTGCCGGGGCCCTGGTATTTTCTCTGGTCATGCTCCGGTTTGTACTGCCCGGGGTGTCTAAGCTGATAAAAGGCCCATACCTGGAAGCCACCCTTGGCGAAGCCCTGGTGGGATCGGATGAGACCGGATTTGTGGCTGTGGGACAGTCAGGCATGGCCGTCACTGCATTGCGGCCTTCGGGAAAAATCAGGATCGGGCCCCGGAAAATTGATGCCATCACCCGGGGTGAATTTATTGATCCAGGCACCCCTGTGACTGTGGATGCGCTGGAGCAGAACCACGTGGTGGTGAAAGCGGCAGACACAAATACCTTTTCATCCAGAAAGGCTGAATCATGA
- a CDS encoding NfeD family protein, with protein MTSYLFPILLQVLGLMVIVVEIFVPSLGILAVTAAGILFYSLYLVFTTISFTAGMVFLGVDILMIPFILVLGFKALGASSLSLHKKLSSREGVSSQAPDLVSWKGKKGEAITDLRPSGTVMIEGKRLDAVTDGEYVDAGTPVVVTLVSGNRIVVDKNE; from the coding sequence ATGACATCCTATCTATTTCCCATATTACTGCAGGTGCTCGGACTGATGGTCATTGTGGTGGAGATCTTTGTCCCTTCCCTGGGGATATTGGCCGTAACAGCGGCTGGAATTTTGTTTTATTCCCTATATCTTGTGTTTACCACCATTTCCTTTACCGCGGGCATGGTGTTTCTGGGCGTGGATATTTTAATGATACCGTTTATTCTGGTTCTGGGATTCAAAGCCCTGGGGGCATCTTCCCTGTCTTTGCACAAAAAATTGTCCAGCAGGGAAGGGGTGTCTTCCCAGGCCCCGGATCTGGTGTCGTGGAAGGGAAAAAAAGGCGAAGCAATAACGGATTTGCGGCCTTCAGGCACGGTGATGATAGAAGGAAAGCGCCTGGATGCGGTAACCGATGGAGAATATGTGGATGCCGGTACACCGGTTGTGGTGACCCTGGTGTCTGGAAACAGAATCGTGGTTGACAAAAACGAATAA